One part of the Streptomyces sp. AM 2-1-1 genome encodes these proteins:
- a CDS encoding DUF6480 family protein, protein MTTALNPPGETPPAEGCIGEAHQERADGGMWEHPGIWAAVVLVGAAFFAAFFLARIFGYG, encoded by the coding sequence ATGACTACGGCACTGAATCCCCCGGGAGAGACGCCGCCGGCCGAAGGCTGCATCGGCGAGGCGCACCAGGAGCGGGCGGACGGAGGCATGTGGGAGCACCCGGGCATCTGGGCGGCCGTCGTCCTGGTGGGCGCGGCCTTCTTCGCCGCGTTCTTCCTCGCCCGCATCTTCGGCTACGGCTGA
- a CDS encoding MSMEG_1061 family FMN-dependent PPOX-type flavoprotein: MTTPLADSAFDSLRLDAVPDRETLRRAYAMPGDAAVRKLTTELNDQTRKLIGCSPLVLIASADAEGNCDVSPRGGPAGFVAVLDARTVAIPDATGNKRLDTLQNVIATGRAGLLFVIPGRPTTLRVNGRAVVSTRPDLLSRLTAVGKPPASALVLGIEEVYPHCPKSFLRSAAWKPEQWPAADAQPASAEVTLAQLGQPELTIADIEQVEADSLRYRYE; encoded by the coding sequence ATGACGACACCCCTCGCCGACAGTGCCTTCGATTCACTCCGCCTCGACGCCGTGCCCGACCGGGAGACGCTGCGCCGGGCGTACGCCATGCCCGGTGACGCGGCCGTACGCAAGCTGACGACGGAACTCAACGATCAGACGAGGAAGTTGATCGGCTGTTCCCCTCTGGTCCTGATCGCCAGCGCGGACGCCGAGGGTAACTGCGACGTCTCCCCGCGCGGTGGTCCCGCCGGGTTCGTCGCCGTCCTGGACGCGCGGACGGTGGCGATACCGGACGCGACCGGCAACAAGCGACTGGACACCCTGCAGAACGTCATCGCCACCGGACGGGCCGGACTGCTCTTCGTCATCCCCGGGCGGCCCACCACGCTGCGGGTGAACGGCCGGGCCGTCGTCTCCACCCGACCGGATCTGCTCTCCCGGCTGACCGCCGTGGGAAAGCCGCCGGCCAGTGCGCTGGTGCTGGGGATCGAAGAGGTCTACCCGCACTGCCCCAAGTCGTTCCTGCGCAGCGCCGCGTGGAAGCCGGAGCAGTGGCCGGCGGCGGACGCCCAGCCGGCCTCCGCGGAAGTGACGCTGGCTCAGCTGGGGCAGCCCGAGCTGACGATCGCCGACATCGAGCAGGTGGAGGCGGACTCGCTGCGGTACCGGTACGAGTGA
- a CDS encoding SDR family oxidoreductase produces the protein MRDRNPLEGRLAVVTGAARGVGAQVAKELAHRGVRVALLGREANTLARVAATLETDAHCFEVDVTDDAAMRDAAEEISARLGPPSVVVANAGVAEGGPFGTSDPVSWRRVVEVNLIGSAITARTFLPGLLATRGYFLQIASTASFGAAPMMSAYCASKAGVESLAQSLRAELAHRGVGVGVAYLSWTGTDMIRDADRYDVLRELRGHMPPPARRVHPVEQVAGWLVRGIERRSPTVYAPPWLRLAQPVRPYLPTVVTWVSRRQLPRLEERARFEATGLLGAGGRAAARREAEEA, from the coding sequence ATGCGCGACAGGAATCCGCTGGAAGGGCGCCTCGCGGTCGTCACCGGGGCGGCGCGCGGAGTGGGCGCCCAGGTCGCGAAGGAGCTCGCGCACCGCGGCGTACGGGTCGCGCTCCTCGGGCGGGAGGCCAACACCCTGGCACGGGTGGCGGCGACCCTGGAGACGGATGCCCACTGCTTCGAGGTGGACGTCACGGACGACGCTGCGATGCGGGACGCGGCGGAGGAGATCTCCGCGCGCCTCGGTCCCCCGTCGGTGGTGGTGGCGAACGCCGGAGTGGCCGAGGGCGGGCCCTTCGGTACGTCGGACCCCGTGAGTTGGCGCCGGGTCGTGGAGGTCAACCTGATCGGCAGCGCCATCACCGCGCGCACCTTCCTGCCGGGACTGCTCGCCACCCGCGGCTACTTCCTCCAGATCGCCTCCACGGCCTCGTTCGGGGCGGCCCCGATGATGAGCGCCTACTGCGCGTCCAAGGCGGGTGTCGAGTCCCTCGCCCAGTCGCTGCGGGCCGAACTCGCCCACCGCGGCGTCGGCGTCGGCGTCGCGTATCTGAGCTGGACGGGAACCGACATGATCCGCGACGCCGACCGGTACGACGTGCTCCGGGAGCTGCGGGGACACATGCCGCCCCCGGCGCGCCGCGTCCACCCGGTGGAGCAGGTCGCCGGCTGGCTGGTGCGCGGGATCGAACGCCGCTCCCCCACGGTGTACGCGCCGCCGTGGCTGCGGCTGGCCCAGCCCGTCCGCCCCTACCTGCCGACGGTGGTCACCTGGGTGTCCCGGAGGCAGCTCCCGCGCCTGGAGGAACGGGCACGCTTCGAGGCGACGGGGCTGCTGGGAGCGGGGGGCCGGGCCGCCGCCCGCCGGGAGGCCGAAGAGGCGTGA